The sequence below is a genomic window from Sander lucioperca isolate FBNREF2018 chromosome 6, SLUC_FBN_1.2, whole genome shotgun sequence.
AATCCCACATTCCAGAGACAAGCAAAGGCCTGGACAGTGATTGTACACTGCCAAcaggcacatacagtacattagtcCCCTATTTGTGTTATCCCTGTTATGGTCAGGTTTGGGTGTTTTCCACCCCATGTGAACCTTAACTGACTCAAGCATAGACTTAAACTTCTGTTAATGCCTGTGTATAAAAGACACCCTTGACTCAGTGATGTGTTTCTGGTCTTTCTCTACCTGAAGTACTGCAAACATAAATGCCAACATTTGAACTTAATGGCTCACTGGTCTATGACTTCAACAAAttataattgttattatttatcATATCAATCTGCCAATAATGTtctcagtcaatcaatcaatcgtTTAGTCAAAACATAACGAAAAATTCCCATCACAAATTAAAACCTGAAAAAAATCTGTTGTTAGGCTAATATATTAATATTCGCAGATTATTTTCTGTCCATCAATTaatcaatacatttttcaattcAACTGTGGTGTATTTAATCTATTATGATGTTTTCCCCTGTCGTCATTAAAGTCAGGTATCAGGTGAACACGTTTTCACAGTCAGGATTTGTTGGTCCTTTATAAATTCATAACTCAGTATTTTAATACAAAAGCATTTAAgtgtgtggattttttattttagctgGCTCAGTGGTGGATCACATGCGTACGGAGCCCCCACGTAGTATTACACAGACTGACGAAGGGATAAAATAGTTTCGTTTACTGAAATATTGTGTTACTGGAAATGATGGGCAAATTTTTTGTGAAGATAAAACAAAGTTACAAACGTAAATATGACTAAAAAGTAGTTAAGGATCTAACCGGTAATGTGTTTTGATAAAGTAAACAAATATGCGAGCTATCGCCTCATATTATTATTCTTAGCGTGTTAACTTCTCTGCTTTACCCTTTTACGAGCCTACCCTAAATGCCGCATCGTATTTCCCAAACTACAGACAGGACTCGGTTGGCCGGTTAGCTGCTTTCAGCTTTACAAAATTATCGCTAATAATGTACTGTAAACATGACTGTATCTCAGGTTATAGTCAGACTATTCCAAGCCTATCTCTCTCATGATGGTTCCttactgttttaaaacttgTAACGCGTCGTCCTTCGGTTTTTCTTCCAATTTTAAGGAGATAAAGTCTGTCACTTTATGTCCAACCTGCGCTGTCGGAAGTCCCGCCctctcaaccaatcacatgagAGGATAAATACAGTgtgtgttctcttaatacatccatggtgtgtAGTCCTTAACCTGTGCACTGCCGTGTGTTAATGTAGTCTTTCAAAAGGCTTCTTTCTGTGGTTTTACAGTTGATGTTGTACATATGTGTAACCCGAAGAGTACAAATAGGCTACTGTGTGTCGATATACAGTAAAATCTGGggcaaaaaaaacttttaagacGTTAAGACcttaacaagaaaaaaaataatcattgtCCCCTCACCAGTTTTtataaaaaagttgtttttattttatacaaaataaataatgaaagttGACATGTCTAGGAGAACCCTTTTTGTCTATATTAGTACCTGTGCATAACTACgaaacaaattaaacaataaaaaggGCATTAAAGTTTGTATGTACACAACTCTGATTGATTATGGTTTACTGGCTTGCCATGGTATACTTTTTATCCAAATCAATCCTAACCTCCATAATGTCTGGCCCAAAATAACTCATGTTATTATTGATTTTGTAGCCAATGCACTTTGCCTTTGTAGGGCTGTAAGTAGCCTATTGTTTTACTTTTGGAATGGCAAGAATCACAGAGTAGTTAAAGTTGGGCTGTTTAGTCACAATAAGCGGGATATTATATTGAAGTTTGCTTGGAACATCTTTTTCCGGGGTTAATAATCTGTGAGAAgcataaagaaaagaaagacagggaTTGTTTAGAACTTTACCAAAAATCATTCTGTCAGTGATGCAATGTGGCCCTTTCATTTTCATTAAATTGTTCTCTGATCACAGGGTTATCTATATTTATGTTAATGCGATATCTATCATTAGATAGGCTAGTCATTTTTTTGGAAATGGAATTAagaaactgttaaataaaatacgcaaaaataaaagaatttttttccccccatcaaAACATCAAGATACCTTATcccaataatgaaaaaaaccTATGAATTCATTATCATCCCCAGATGATTTTTCACTGTGTTAatgtgcccatattatgaaaaaatcactttttctgggatttggggtgttattttgtgtctctggtgcttccacacgcatacaaacttggaaaaatcaaacatccatgctgttttgagtgagatacgggtttctgaatgtgtcctgccttcagtctccgggtgagctgttcaaaagctttttacgtcactagccgaaacgaggtggctaaccgtagcatgctagctcgttctgaatggcaaaacactgctacagcacacactagttcaccataatctacaaaagaactacttacatgtccctattctgcagATATTCCACACAAatttggaagtgtgccctcctgtagaagaagtctcccggctaatcctgccttgtactactgaagttgtagaaacaaacagctagctagatgatgtgatcttacctagctactgcgcatgtgcaactgccaacaaagatgttaaagatgtcactcggtagctaaaacagagacctgaacacaaggtgaaaagaggagctgcagcaatgtgcagtacaacaaaaatatggtgttttttgaaaattaaaccatgtaaacttattctggtacaacctcaaaatacaattatgaacctgaaaatgagcataatatgagcactttaatatgttTTCAGATTAAGTAGTCTAACCTCTACTTAATATTTAAGTtaagtaaatgtatttttgtattggCCTACATTTATAACtatattgtatttgtatctgaGATGAAGTGGTCACAAGCTGTGTATTAAGACAAGTATTGAGATTGTGTCTTCTAATTTAACCTGTTTGTGACTCACAGCCAGTGGAATTTATAGGGTGGGACATTATGCTCGTGGCTATTAATGTCTTAGTCATCCAACCTCGTGTGGCACTCCTTCAGAGTCGGCCATTCTCTTTAAATCTTTAGCCCTGCAGTTACAGACTCTGTAAACACGCTCTCAGAACAAAGTGTTTGTTTAGTGGTTGCTATTTAAAGAAAAGTCAAAACAATGTCAAAAACAAGGACGAAAAGTATGGAAGTAACTAAATACCTTTActctttattgtattttataaggCCAGTAAGATTATTcatacttctttttttaactcaagttACTTTTTACTTAATTTATGTGCATTTTAAATCATGCTCAGAATACTGTGTTGGCTTTACTTTTCCATTTTGtaattgtgtatttttgttcttttactgtcatttttgttttcaactACTGGTGGTGATAAATTCTGTATAGACAGATGGCAATATCCaaatttatgtttattttttatgatttaaaaaagcagtgatttttttaaacttaaatgGTGAAGCTGAGCAGTGATTGGTTGGTTACATGAAAGTGTCACCTGTGTAAATAAATGACCCCCTCAGTGGGGGAAAAGGCAGAGCAATGGAGTAGCATACAGAGTGATCACTAGGGATTTATGTCGGCGTAGAAACATATTACTATCCTGCAAGATGACAGACAACAAATGGTATGAGCatgcgtgagtgtgtgtcagagaCAAGGGGGAACGGGGTGTGCTCAGCTGTGTGGAAATGAGAGGGAAAACTAACATTCTCCATCACGTACCCTCCCATACCTTTCCCCACTGGTTTCGACTCTTTAAAAGCTGCTGCGGTGGTGTCTGACAGCCTCATTATCACTTTGCCTTGGCTTGAGGGAATTGCTATCCACCTTTCGACACACATGCAAACTGCAGTCAGTGGAACTAAACTAAGATAGTGCAAAAGAGGGATCAGAAGTCCTCAGCAAGTCTGTTGTAGGAGACTTGACTGTTACCGTTTATTAGTGGACAACTTTCATTGTGAGATGCTTCTGTATTTTAACATCCTGGCGCTGATCCTCCTGCAGCCGGCTCTGTCAAGCCCAATAATGCCGCTGACCACACCATCCAGAGGATGTCCCAACTGTAAATCAAAGTCCACACAGAGTCAGCCTGCTGTAGATTTAAATGCCACCGCTCCGGGCGTTGGAGAACCATGCGGGGTCTACATTCTGAGCTGCGCCCATGGTCTACGTTGTGCACCTTCAGAGGATGAGCCAAGGCCCCTCCGTGCCCTGCTGGAAGGCAGGGGAGTCTGCAGTAATGCCAGCAGCGTCGGCCCGACTGAAAATGTCCATACTGTAGGTAAGACGAAATTCAGGTTTCAGTAGGTGAGGTTCATGGTGTATGGATTTTTTAACACCAACACTCACCATTTGCTAATTTATTTGTCAGTTTTCGACAGGGCAACGCCCTTACATTTCACAGTCAATCAATCCTGCTATTATGTGACCATGAGCCTGAATAGTCAAGAGGAACTgtgaacagagaaacacacctGTTTTTACACAATGAGTTTCTTTTTCCACGGCCCAACTGCTCAGGCCCGGACAAGCTCTTACATTAAAACAGGAGATGTAGTGAAACCAGTAGATTGCATGAAAAATGATTTTATGGCTCAGTTGTCGCAGTATAACCATTGGTTTTCTTATCAAGATAGGTTTTACTAATGCTTTTAGTATCATTAGTGCTATTAGTTAACTAAGAGTGAAGTACATTACACATGctaaatgtctgtctgtatctgatATCCTAGACCCAACTCCTACTGAGAATCCAGATGAGGTAAAAAGAAATCCTATCTTAATTATTTAgacaaaccatacataaattaCATTCAATCAGGCACTCACATGTATCTGTTAAACTCTTCCTACAGGCTCCATGTCGTAAACTGCTAAACACACTTATTGAAGGTCTTGATGCCCATTTATTTAAGTCAAATCATGATATCTACATGCCTAACTGTGACAAGCGTGGTTTCTTCAGGAAGAAGCAGGTGAGTTTgcaaaaaagatgaaatatagGAAATCACATTAACAAGACTTTTCTATAAACCTGTGTGGctgtatttgtttgttctgtttgtgcAGTGTTGGTCGTCTCGAGGTAAGCGGCGTGGCAGGTGCTGGTGTGTGGATCCGAACGGCATGCCTGTCTCCTCAAACACTAAACAGAAGGGCGGCCTGAGTTGTTAAAATGCATGAAACCTGGACTGAAGCAGGAGAGGCTGAAGCTTCATTACCGACACGAGATAAAGATGAAGGAACACCAAAACATAGTCTAAAGGAGCTCAACACAGTCTCACATCCCATTCTCCACTAGCCAGAAACAACTCTCCACCAATGAAAAGCTGTTTCCAAATCTGGTGTAATCTTTGTCTCCTTGCGCCCTCTACTGAACATATAAGGGCTGTATTGATTAGACATTACTTTCGTATCTACTTATATGAGATGTATATTTACActatattacatttatattaacGGGCATATTATCCAGACTAGTTTCACACTGTAGCATACATTGTAGAAACTGCACCTACAGTTGGAGCTTCACAAATTCAAGTTGTTCACATTCATGTTTCAACATTTTAACTCCATTTAATATTTCAAGCCATCAACCAAGATCAGGAACAAAATGATTTGGATCAATGTAtcatgtattattatatatttcacTTTGAAACCACTGTAATTGTATTACTGTAATTGCTGTACATATAATTTAAATATGAGATTCTATTTATGTTAAAATTGCTCACTTTGAGTAAGTAATTTATCAGTGGTTGCCCATCAGCGCAGACACCAGAggtattattttaaaaaacagaaTTTCTAATGCCGAATTAGATGAGGggcattattattatgatttcttttctttttttcattcatgaAGAAAACGTGCCTCTTGAACAATAAGAGAAGGTGTGTGAAGGTTAAAACTGACACTGACAGGCAATATTGCAAACATGACTTTATGGATGCTTTGTGGATTTTGTGCATTTAAAATACCTtttgttacctttttttttttaaataaaaatgattttgcTCAAAAAGTAAATCAATCTAATCCTTAAAATCAACATCaagaatgaagaagaaaaaaatcaaaaatccTTCAAATTAAGCAATATAAGCAAAATGCACTCTTTGGTTAATGTGCTCATAACTCAAGTTCACAGTAAGGCCATAACCTGCGATGTGTGGTAGATATTGCTTCACAACACTTTAACACAAAATCACCACTAACTACAGTTCCATAAATGTATAATTTATTGCAAGACGATTGTATTATTTGTGAGGGCTTATTGGAAAAttgtggtgatgatgatgatgattattattattattattattattattattattattattattattataagaggCATATAACATGCTAACTCATTCTATTATCCCAAGATAAAaatcagcagtggtggaagaagtaaaaGTACCACAGTCTAGAAATACTCATTCACATATATAGGCTATTCACACACATTAAAATGGTAGgctactttagtaaaagtacaagtcaTTTAGCAGAAcagcccatttcagaataagggAAATATTCAAGTAGCCTAAAGTAGGCCTACAAGTAGTCTACTTAAAAAGTGTAGGCCTGCTTATGTAGGGTACTTAGTAggctaaatgtacttaaattatactttccaccactgaaaaTCAGTCAAACATCACATACATGATGGGGTTAAAGATTATTTCTGCAGTGTTTCATCATACTGACTGTAATGCTGATTTTGTCCCGGGGTTGTCGATGTTTGATCTCATTGTTGTTGCATTGCATCGACCGAAGTCTGTGGACCAGGAGGTGTTATTAGTTATAGTCGGCTTACAGCGCCAGCAGCAGGTTGCTGCTGCAGAAACTCCTATAAGGCGGGCTTCAGGCTACTTTACATAGACAGGACGCCACAGATGCAAACTCTACTCACAGACTGAGATACGTGTGAAAGTGCGATGTCTTCTCCAGGTGCCACCTTCAACCCTCTGAACACTCTGGCGCCCAAAAGCAAGACAAAGAAGAAACACTTTGTGCAGCAGAAAGTGGAGGTTTTCCGAGCCAGTAACCCCGTGTTGAGCGTGCTGATGTGGGGAGTCAATCACTCGGTAGGTACGTGGGCTGCTTATACGGACACTCACACTATTATGAgtttacatgtatatatgtgtgtaaatatgttcaTTAACTGTTGACATTGACCATGCGCAGATTAATGATCTGAGCCAGGTGCCTGTACCTGTCATGCTGCTTCCAGACGACTTCAAAGCCAGTACCAAGATCAAAGTCAGCAACCACCTCTTCAACAAGTACTGTGCTCCACTCAACTCTGTCCGTCTGATTGTAGGAACCTTCATCCTGCTTCCTGTGTTTTTAGAGGCTCCTCTGATGTGTTTACCTGTCTGATGTACTTATCAGAAATTGCAGCCCCACCTTTAGAAAACAACAATGCTTTTCTACACAATACCTTTAACCCTGCCACGGCTACAGCCACAATAACTAGCCAAAACTATTCTCGCTTGTCTAGAGACGATGGTGTGCAGTATGCAATATTGTCAAGGTGATGTAAAAGAATGAAACTGTATACCAGGGTTGGAAATGCAATTGAGTGGTTCAGTGGTATGTGTAACACCATGACATCCATAAGTCTCATACTAACAAGACAGAAAATAGCTAAATTGATGAATTCATCAGAAAATGTGGTGGGGCTCACAGAGGATGAGCGTCAGTCATAAAAAGTAGCCTATTAGACAAAGCTTGTTTTAAAATAACCCTTTATGAAAGCTGTGCTATGCACTCTGTCTGCCTCAAGGTTCCGTTTCTATATGGATGGAGTCTAGAAAACCTGAGTGGCTTTCAATAATCTTTTAATCCATCCAGGAATCCAGGTTGTGTAAAGACTTATAAACAGAGGTGGGAAGaacaataaaatgtgttttctcaagtaaaaaaaaaaagtgcttttaCCTTGGTGAGATTAACTCAAGTGTTTTTCATGTTGCTTGACATGGGAAATACTTAACTGAAACAGCAGGATGCGAAAGAGAATTCAGTCAAATAGTGTAAAAGTAACCAATGACGCAACTGTCAATTTGGACCATTGAAAGACAACAGACTTGACTAGATTTAATTCAGTTTGAAAGAGTATCAGTATAGAAACTGCTGTAtttaatcatgttttatttgaaCATGTTAATTTTATGCACTGATATAATGTGCTGTAAGAAAAATAACTAGGAAGtgacattttgtatttaatgaAGCATTGGTAGAGGTCCCAGTCAACTACAGGTGCTGATTAGACACTGAGTAAGGAATGTTAAAGCACAATATATCAAGCTGCGTTGTTCttattgtatgtatttgttcCTCAGAGAGAATCTTCCAGGACAGTTCAAATTCAAAGACTACTGTCCGCAGGTGTTCAGAAACCTGCGAGAGCACTTCGGAATCGAGGACCAAGATTACCAGGTACACCTATAAACTCATCACAAATCAACATTTGATTGTGCCAacaaaaaaatggacaaaaaacaAGATACCTCCCTTAACAAAATGGAAAAACAGAGACAACACAGTGTCCAaggtttttcagttttttttctctcctaagAAACAGACCCTTTTCTGCATGTATTGAGCTGCTCCCTTCTAAATTTgcatttatatgtgtaatatttGCATGTGCCAGGTGGCAGACAGAGTCGTCATCTGCTCTGCTCAGCACACATTCACTTGGCACACAATTACTATGTGAGGCATACTGTATGTGGTGATAAAAGTTGTATTTCTGCACATCTACAAGTGATGCAGCAAATTTCTTTGAAACCTAGTGTGCATCAGTGCAAAATGCTTTTTATGTTCTATCATGATAACACACATATGTcttatatttaaaaatgtcctGTCTGTTTGCATCATGTTTTGCATTAGAAATTGTTTGAATGAAAACAGCTTTAAAACAGGACAGCAAGCCACTTTATACATCCGTTTGAACACCACCCATTCACccacaaaaaaacaagtttctcatatttacaaaaaatgaatgctGGATATGTCAGATGACACACTACATCTCAAACAGCCACGGGAATTGGAGCTGAATACAATAATAGGGGATGATTCTTGGGAGAATATATGTTCTAGATGCCACAAGGGGATTGGAAGCCAACTCTGGAAAGAATTTGACTGGAAGGTTAAAATGAGGTTTGCCCAAAAAATTAgctttcaataaaacaaaaaaacaaaacaaaaattaggTTTTTCAGGACGCTGTTATACATGACTGCCCAGCTACAGCTAAGAGTGCCTGTTTTTATAATAAAGTGGGCACCAGTTATTGACTATCTTGGTTGGGAACCCTGTACCTTAAaaccaacattttatttaatttattattattattattattattattattattaataataataaatgatgaaataaaatctattttcaCTTTGTCTAATCACTCCCCCCACGCAGAATATTTATAGCTACAGATTTAGGAAATTGTATGTGTGCTCTACCTATATACAGTGTTGTTTCTATATGACAAATGAAGCCCAATCGGCCTGTTATTGTGTATTAAaggtaataacaataataataataatgataataaaagtaaaacaataaTACTAAACAGGACAGCAGTGTAATGGATGTAAAAGGTTCCACTGAGCAGATGTATTTTACAATTAATGTTGCCACTATTTAGAGATGTCGTCTTTTTTCTCACCAACAGGTGTCTCTGGCCCGTAGTCCTCCATTAAAAGACGAGGAGGGACAACGCGGGAAGCTGATGCTGACATCATATGACCGTACTTTGGTAGTAAAAGAAATATCCAGTGAAGAAGTGGAGGAAGTGCACGACATCCTCTCTGAGTATCACCAGGTAGGACTAACACAGGGTGGAAAGCTTACTTGTGATAGGAGGTTAAAATGTCTTTTCGCAGTGAGCAAAACAATATCTTAGTTAATCGATTTTCTAGTTTGAGATGAACTATTCTACTCGTTTTGTGTTTTATGCGTCTTTTGTATACCAGGAGAAAATGTGCTCTTTCTTTGATAACCCTGGTTGCCATGGCAAAGGTTTTACAACATCAAAGCTAAATGATGTGTGTTTGAATTTCAAACGgagagttttttgttttttgtctacAAGTAAATACATGACCTACAAAGATGTTTAATATGAGGCAAAGACACGCTGTCATGACTGTTTCTGTTCCTACAGACATTTATAAAGAGCAGACTGATGGGAAAGAAGCACGCTCTAAAGACATTAACTAAACAGAGAATTATGTTTGACATTTGACTAGATAAACACAATATTGGAGTTTTGCCTATGAGCATGCAAAATGTTTGAAGACAAACCCTAGCCCATAAGAGCCattatttgacaaaaaaaaaagaagtaaatcaTAATTTAAGGTCTGCTTATTAGCTTTTTTCAGAGCCTTAAACTGCATCTCATGGTCGTCATCAAGGGATGAAACTTGCTCAGACTAAGCAAACAAATGTTATGTTTACATTAAGTGTTACTCACCAAAACACGTTGTTGGTATCCTTGAGATCTTACAAatattttaaatgcattttcttCCACATGAAACACTCGCAAAGCAGATTAAATCCAGCTTTGTTATGTTAACTTGCTAGAAATCATCTTTGCCCTTCCTGACGCATTGTTGCATTTCTTGGCG
It includes:
- the LOC116066193 gene encoding insulin-like growth factor-binding protein 5, with amino-acid sequence MLLYFNILALILLQPALSSPIMPLTTPSRGCPNCKSKSTQSQPAVDLNATAPGVGEPCGVYILSCAHGLRCAPSEDEPRPLRALLEGRGVCSNASSVGPTENVHTVDPTPTENPDEAPCRKLLNTLIEGLDAHLFKSNHDIYMPNCDKRGFFRKKQCWSSRGKRRGRCWCVDPNGMPVSSNTKQKGGLSC